In the Polyangiaceae bacterium genome, AGCTGTTCCGTGGTGACCTCACCGGGGCGTGCGTTGACGCCGGCCGCGTCCGCCGCGGCGAGGGCCGAGAGGGTCCAAGCTGCGTCGTGCCAAGCGGTGTCGTCCTGGGGTACTCGGGTGCTGGCGCGCAGGTCTTTCACCAACGCGTTCAAGGTCAGCGTCTTGCCGGCCGACGTGACGAGGGTTTCGCTGAGCGGGACGCCTGCTTCGAGCAGCGTCTTCGCCAACATGTGACGATGCGGTTCGACCAGGCTCGCGCCTTTCCGTCGAGGAAAGCCCCAGTACTGCTTGCCCTCCAAGTCCTGCTGCTCGGCGAAGGTCGCGATCACGTCGACGGCGCGCTTGCCCGACGCCGCGCGGAAGTCCTTGCCGAAGGCGACGATGCCATGAGCGAGCGCCCAGGGGTGGCGATCGTCGCCCGCGGGGCCCGCGATGCGCGCCTCCAACTTTGCGATGGTGGCATCGAGCTCCGCCAGAGTTACTTCGCGGTACGTGGGGGTGGGTGCGGCGCTGGCGCTCGCCGCGGGCAGCGTCGACGCGGAGGGCGCCGGGGCCGGCGTGCGATCGCGACGCACCTCCATGATCACGCCCGCCGCCACGGCGCTTCCGATCAAGACCAAGAGGCCCTTGCTGCGTTCCTTCACCGTGGGCTCGTGTAGCACGGTCCGCGCGTGCTATCACCGGCGTCGTGTCGCGAAAGATCCGTGTGCTCGTCGACGGTTTGGCCGAGGGCACGCAAACCCTGGACGAGGCGGCGTCACGTCATCTGATCCGCGTGCATCGATTGCGCGCAGGAGACGCTTTCGTGGCTGTCGACCCCGTGGCAGCGACCTGGGCCGAGGGCAGCGTCATTGCCGCGCATCCTCGTCGCGCGGAAGTGCGGCTTTCCGTCGTCAACGCCGCGGTGGCGCCAGCGCTGCCGCCTTTGATCTTGCTGCAGTGCCTGGGCAAGGCGGACAAACCCGAGCAAGTGCTGCGAGCCGCGACTGCGCTCGGCGCGAGCGAAGTGATCTTTGCCGTGGCCGAACGCAGCATTGCAGGTCCAGCCGACGAGCGTCGTGAGCGCTGGCTCGGTATCGTCAAAGACGTCGCGCTGCAGAGCGAGCGCGGGCGCGTGCCGCTGCTGCACGGACCCGAGCCGCTGCCCGCGGCATTGGCTCGCGTCAGCGTTCCCGTGCGGCTCGTGCTCGACCCCGAGGCGACACTGGGCATGCTCGAAGCGCTGGAGCGCGATGGCGTCGATCGAGGCTGCGCACTGCTCGTTGGCCCCGAGGGAGGGCTCTCGGCGCGAGAGCTGGAAGAAGCGCGAAACTCGGGATTTCGTCCGGTGCGACTCGGACCCCACGTGCTGCGCACCGAACTCGCGGCAAGCGCGGCGCTGGCCGTCGCAATGGCGGTGGCGTCGAGAAACTGACGGCTTCTCGCGCACTGGGCAGGCTGCGCTCGGGTGGGACTTGGTGGCAGTGCGGATTCCGATTGGGAATTCGCGGGGACGCCACTACGCTGACGTCGTGACGAGCAAGCCGCGCAGCTTCGGCAGATTGGCGGCCATCGCGAGCGCACTCGCCTTGTGCATCGCGGTGCGACCGCGCAGCCGCCCTGACCGATGCGGAGAAGCGGCGCCAGATCGTGGGCTACCGTCGTGACGCCGAGCCTGCGCGCGCGGGCGCGTGCGCCCTCGCCCGTCGGCGGACTTGAGCCAGGGCGGGGCCGGCAAAGGCCCTGCAGGCCGCGGATTTGCAGTGCTTTCGAGCCTTCGCGCGAGAAGTTTGCTCACGAACTGCTGCACGGCAGCGGCTCACTGCCTGCGCGTGGCGTGGTCGCCGCGGCCCTGGTCAACGCTCTGCTCGGTCGTGCCGACGCGCTCTTGGCGCGCTTGCCTGCCGCGGCGGGCCCCAGCATGGCTGGCGGCAGCGAGGACACGGCGCAGGAGTTGATCCGCATCCACGCCTTCATCACCCGTGACGTGGCCAACGCGGGGAGTCCCGCGCCCGATGGCCACGATTCCAGCACAGGCATTCGTGACGACGCCCTCACGGCTGCGGCGCGTGACTACGAGAAGCATCTCGCTCGTCACGCTTCCTGGGCCGCGATGAACGCGCCCGTCCATGGCAGCTGGCAGCTCGTGCGCGCTCAGCTCGCGCTTGCCTTCACGTCCCTGGCTCGGGGCATCCTTCCACGCCACGAAGTCGCGAAGGCGCTCGGCCTGGACGGCCCGCGACGTGGACTGTTCGAACGCCATGGGCTGATCTACGAAGACGGCGGAAGCTCCAAGAGCGAGCCGCGCGAGCTGTGCCTACGTTGGCTGGACAGCGCGCCGCACGCGGCAGCCGACGTCGACCTGATTCTCG is a window encoding:
- a CDS encoding RsmE family RNA methyltransferase, coding for MSRKIRVLVDGLAEGTQTLDEAASRHLIRVHRLRAGDAFVAVDPVAATWAEGSVIAAHPRRAEVRLSVVNAAVAPALPPLILLQCLGKADKPEQVLRAATALGASEVIFAVAERSIAGPADERRERWLGIVKDVALQSERGRVPLLHGPEPLPAALARVSVPVRLVLDPEATLGMLEALERDGVDRGCALLVGPEGGLSARELEEARNSGFRPVRLGPHVLRTELAASAALAVAMAVASRN